A genomic window from Parasteatoda tepidariorum isolate YZ-2023 chromosome 10, CAS_Ptep_4.0, whole genome shotgun sequence includes:
- the LOC107437701 gene encoding PI-PLC X domain-containing protein 3: protein MLQLHKLTFKVITWTVVIHLTFTGAKCWVTSQRIDVEEKTQTPRVILTVSSMASHTPEGVITERLLELNWYDAPPGMNEDPTSWVGLFNHDPAEGSHDPLEVVPTRNNPEGYYRTRVSFPRIEFFDKKLNDGCLGYWIGYINLNRIVAKSCLRARPRWMYEMKDIIGNRTLKELMLPGTHNAGSYEIYRPDRNTVKVKYQICHDEDVFNQLVYGNRFLDFRVIFKHVAGSKEKFWITHSILRTNNSVRDVLTQVKRFLDNTNEIVIIDFHLFYMGFIDSWVDDRHKELINLIVGILGPYMMPNSYGSSTTLNEMWKNNKRVLVGYASKQAIESNLLFPGAFHLWGNKETRPELEDFLERNMCHFYHRNLWSAMAELTPSTSGVIIDKYGGLRNLAQDVNRHITKWFRERWWKCANVVSTDFFLGNNLIDVSIDANAKKFTRK, encoded by the exons ATGCTGCAGCTGCACAAGTTGACGTTTAAAGTGATCACATGGACAGTGGTCATCCACTTAACCTTCACGGGAGCCAAATGCTGGGTCACTTCACAAAGAATAG ATGTCGAAGAAAAAACGCAAACACCCAGAGTGATACTGACAGTGAGCTCAATGGCTTCTCATACACCTGAAGGCGTGATCACAGAACGCTTGTTGGAACTGAACTGGTACGATGCACCCCCTGGCATGAATGAGGACCCTACCTCATGGGTAGGCCTCTTCAATCATGATCCTGCAGAGGGCAGCCACGATCCTTTAGAAGTGGTTCCTACAAGAAACAACCCTGAAGGATACTATAGGACAAGAGTTTCATTTCctagaatagaattttttgataaaaagctCAACGATGGTTGCTTAGGGTATTGGATAG gtTATATTAACCTAAATCGAATAGTTGCCAAATCATGCCTAAGAGCCAGACCACGCTGGATGTACGAAATGAAAGACATTATTGGAAACCGAACACTGAAAGAACTTATGCTTCCTGGAACTCACAACGCGGGAAGTTACGAAATTTACAGACCAGACAGAAACACGGTTAaagttaaatatcaaatatgtcATGACGAAGATGTATTCAACCAACTAGTCTACGGCAACAGATTTTTAGATTTCAGAGTCATTTTCAAACACGTCGCTGGGAGCAAAGAAAAGTTCTGGATTACACACAGTATTCTAAGAACGAACAATTCCGTCAGAGACGTTCTGACACAGGTCAAACGATTCCTCGATAATACGAACGAAATCGTTATTATCGACTTTCACTTGTTTTACATGGGTTTCATTGATAGCTGGGTAGATGATCGGCACAAGGAACTTATAAATTTGATTGTTGGAATTTTGGGGCCGTACATGATGCCAAACTCATATGGATCTTCCACAACTTTGAATGAAATGTGGAAAAATAACAAACGAGTGTTAGTCGGTTATGCATCCAAGCAAGCGATTGAAAGTAATCTCCTATTTCCTGGGGCATTTCACTTGTGGGGAAATAAAGAAACTCGACCAGAGTTGGAAGACTTCTTGGAAAGGAATATGTGCCATTTTTATCACAGGAACTTGTGGTCAGCAATGGCTGAACTGACGCCAAGTACTTCAGGAGTAATTATTGATAAGTATGGTGGTCTCAGGAATTTAGCTCAAGATGTTAATCGCCACATTACTAAATGGTTTAGAGAAAGGTGGTGGAAGTGTGCCAACGTTGTTTCCACGGATTTCTTCCTCGGTAACAATTTAATCGATGTATCTATTGATGCAAATGCCAAGAagtttacaagaaaataa